A genome region from Nycticebus coucang isolate mNycCou1 chromosome 4, mNycCou1.pri, whole genome shotgun sequence includes the following:
- the SLC30A3 gene encoding probable proton-coupled zinc antiporter SLC30A3 — protein MEPSPAPGGSETTRLVSPRDRGGTGGSLRLKSLFTEPPEPLPEESKPVAMPSHHCHRDPLPQQGLTPERLQARRQLYAACAVCFVFMAGEVVGGYLAHSLAIMTDAAHLLADVGSMMGSLFSLWLSTRPATRTMTFGWHRSETLGALASVVSLWMVTGILLYLAFIRLLHSDYHIEGGAMLLTASIAVCANLLMAFVLHQAGPPHSHGSRGAEYALLEEGPGEPLPLGNTSVRAAFVHVLGDLLQSLGVLAASILIYFKPQYKAADPISTFLFSICALGSTAPTLRDVLRILMEGTPRSVGFEPVRDTLLSVPGVRATHELHLWALTLTYHVASAHLAIDSTADPEAVLAEASSRLYSRFGFSSCTLQVEQYQPEMAQCLRCREPPQA, from the exons ATGGAGCCCTCTCCTGCCCCTGGGGGCTCGGAGACCACTCGTCTGGTGAGCCCCCGGGACCGCGGCGGCACTGGCGGCAGCCTGCGTTTGAAGAG tctcttcacAGAGCCCCCAGAACCCCTCCCCGAGGAGTCCAAACCTGTGGCAATGCCTTCCCACCACTGCCACAGGGACCCTCTGCCACAGCAGGGCCTCACCCCTGAGAGGCTGCAGGCGCGGAGGCAGCTGTACGCCGCCTGTGCTGTGTGCTTCGTCTTCATGGCCGGGGAGGTGGTTG GCGGGTATTTGGCACACAGCCTGGCTATTATGACCGATGCAGCCCACTTGCTGGCAGACGTGGGCAGCATGATGGGCAGCCTCTTCTCCCTTTGGCTCTCTACACGTCCAGCCACCCGCACCATGACCTTTGGCTGGCACCGCTCAG AGACTCTGGGGGCTCTGGCCTCTGTGGTTTCCCTCTGGATGGTCACTGGCATCCTCCTGTACCTGGCCTTCATCCGCTTGCTGCACAGCGACTACCACATTGAGGGGGGTGCCATGCTGCTGACCGCTAGCATTGCAGTCTGTGCCAATCTGCT AATGGCCTTTGTGCTGCACCAGGCCGGCCCCCCCCACAGCCACGGGTCTAGAGGGGCAGAGTATGCACTGCTAGAGGAAGGGCCTGGGGAGCCCTTGCCCCTGGGGAATACCAGTGTCCGAGCAGCCTTTGTACATGTGCTGGGGGACCTCCTGCAGAGCCTTGGGGTGCTGGCTGCCTCCATCCTCATCTACTTCAAG CCTCAGTACAAGGCGGCTGACCCCATCAGCACCTTCCTCTTCTCCATCTGTGCCCTTGGATCCACAGCGCCGACTCTCCGGGATGTTCTTCGAATCCTCATGGAAG GTACCCCCCGCAGtgtggggtttgaacctgtgcGTGATACATTGCTGTCAGTGCCAGGAGTTCGGGCAACCCATGAACTGCACCTTTGGGCCCTCACGCTCACTTACCATGTTGCCTCTGCACACCTGGCCATTG ACTCCACTGCTGACCCTGAAGCCGTCCTGGCTGAAGCCTCATCCCGGCTCTACTCCCGGTTTGGATTCTCCAGCTGCACCCTGCAGGTCGAGCAGTACCAGCCAGAGATGGCCCAGTGCCTACGCTGCCGGGAGCCCCCTCAAGCCTGA
- the DNAJC5G gene encoding dnaJ homolog subfamily C member 5G — MARVEEAAQRLSQSGRTLYALLELKKGASPEDIKKAYSHFSPSPHPSFVYCLGRRLALKYHPDKNPGDPQAAEIFKEINTAHAILSDPKKRKVYDQHGSLGLYLYDHYGEQGVRYYFTLNSCWFKTLVFLCILLTCCCCCSCCCLCCGTLKPPSEEVSERKCQQNVLSQPARTGENRRRD, encoded by the exons ATGGCTCGTGTAGAGGAAGCAGCCCAGCGGCTGTCCCAAAGTGGGAGGACCCTCTATGCATTGCTGGAACTTAAGAAAGGTGCCTCACCTGAAGATATCAAAAAGGCCTACAG CCACTTctcaccctctccccacccttcctTTGTGTATTGCCTGGGTAGGAGACTGGCCTTGAAGTATCATCCAGACAAGAATCCAGGGGACCCTCAAGCAGCAGAAATATTCAAGGAGATCAACACAGCCCATGCCATATTGAGTGACCCAAAGAAGAGGAAAGTCTACGACCAGCATGGCTCATTGGGACTATATCTGTACGATCACTATGGCGAACAAGGCGTCAGATACTATTTTACTCTGAATAGTTGTTGGTTCAAG ACACTTGTCTTCCTGTGTATACTGCTCACTTGCTGCTGTTGCTGTTCTTGCTGCTGTCTTTGCTGTGGAACACTTAAACCACCTTCTGAGGAGGTTAGTGAAAGGAAATGCCAACAGAATGTCCTGAGCCAGCCTGCAAGGACAGGTGAGAACCGTAGGCGGGACTGA